From Paenibacillus sp. PL2-23:
ATGAAGGATGATGAAACCATGAAATGTATTTCCGTTTATACGAACAATTTTGAGTTGTTTTCGGATATTTATGAGCAAGTGCTAGAATCGCCGCCCAAGGAGAATGAAGACATCGTAATCGAAGGCATTACGGTGAGCGGCTCCGGCGATGTGCCGGACCAATACATTGAGCGTATGCGCGTGAAGCCTGAAGTGGTTGTCATGAAAGAGAAGGAACGCAATATTATGATCCTTCAGCATGGCAACGTATTCGAAATTTGTCTGCCTTCTGATGAAGACGAGATAGAAGCCGTCTAGGAGAAACGAACAATGACCGTAATGATGGATCATGGCATCGCGGAGTCGCTGAAGCAGGCGTCTGACGCGATGGCCAAAGCTGGAGATTATACACGCGCGGCGCAAGCCGCCGAGCTGGGCGGTAAGCTGACCGAGGGTCTGCTTACCGTCGCTTTATGCGGACATTTCTCCGCAGGCAAGTCGACGCTTGTCAATCAATTGTGCGGAGCGAAGCTGCTTCCTTCCAGCCCGATTCCGACCAGCGCCAACGTTGTGTCCATTCGGGGCGGACAACGGGCCTATGCGGAAGTAGAGAAGATGACGGAGAACGGCGTGAAGGTGCAGGCCGAGGTGCCGATCGACGGCCTTGCACAATATTGCACGGACGGCGAGCATTATACATCCGTTTCGATTGTGTACCCCAGCGAGCTGCTCGGCACCGACATTGTGCTGCTGGACACCCCTGGCATCGATTCCACGGATGACGCTCATCGCATGGCGACGGAATCGGCCCTTCATCTGGCCGATGTCGTATTCTATGTCATGGACTACAATCATGTCCAATCCGAGATTAACTTTGCTTTTGCGAAGGAGCTGAAGGATTGGGGCAAGCCCTTATATTTTATCGTCAATCAAATTGATAAGCATCGCGACCGCGAGCTCCGGTTCGATGAATACCGCAGAAGCGTCGAGGAGGCGTTCCAGGCTTGGCATTTGGAGCCGGCTGGCATCCTTTATTTGTCGCTGCGCCAGCCGAGCCATCCGCATCATGAATGGGAGGGGCTGCTCGGCCTCTTCCGCAAGCTGGCGGGTATGCGGCGGGAGCTGTGCGCGTACAGTGTAGACGCTTCG
This genomic window contains:
- a CDS encoding NAD/NADP transhydrogenase alpha subunit yields the protein MKCISVYTNNFELFSDIYEQVLESPPKENEDIVIEGITVSGSGDVPDQYIERMRVKPEVVVMKEKERNIMILQHGNVFEICLPSDEDEIEAV